In the genome of Terriglobales bacterium, the window GAATCCAGGCGGCCGCGCCAGTAGCCACGCAGGTTCCAGTAGGTGCCGTTGATGCGGGTGACGTCGGCGCGGAGCACCATGCCGAAGCTCGACGAGCTGGCGCCGCTGGCATTGTGCAGCGTGCTGTAGTCGAAGCCGACCCGGCCGCGCGCCTGGTTGATCTCCGGCAGCGGGGGGCGCGGGACCTCCTCGCGCGCTTCTTCGTCGAGCGGGTCGCCCTCGGAGAAGCTGACCACGGCGGGATACTGCCGCGTGTTGCTCAGGGTGCGGCGGGTGACGAGCGCTTCGACCTCGTCGCGCGGGAGCGTCGCGAAGTCGCCGGCGACCAGCTGGCGGGTGGCGGACTCGATCTCGCAGACGGCCGAGGTCGCGGCGACGCTCGCGACTTTCAGGCGCGCGACGATGGGTGCTTCGTCGTCGGGGACGTCGGATGAGGCGCTCGCCGGCGCGGCCGAGGACGGCGAGACCTTCACCACCAGCTTCATGCCCTCGCTAAGGCCGGCGTTGCGGCCGCCTTCCAGGTAGACGGCATCGCCGGTGACGTAGCGAACGCGGAAGCGCACTCGCATCGGCTCCTCCGGCGACTGGGCGAGCGCCGCCGTGGAGAGCAAAGTCAGGAAGAGGATGGAGAGCGAGCGCATGTCAGTCGGCGGTCCCGTTGCGATGGCAGGTGTAGCAACTGGTCGGGGTGTAGGAGTATCCGCTGACGCCGGTGTGGTGCGGATCGGTCTGGGCGCGGTCGTGCGTGTGGCACGTGATGCAGGAGAAGACGGCGAAGTTCGACGAGTTGGTGTGGCAGTCGGCGCAGCTCGTCCACTTGCCGGCGTGCGTCCCGCTGTAGATGGGGAACCAGGTGTGGTTGAAGGTGGCGCCCGACCAGGTCGTGGTGTTGTGGCACGTCTGGCAGGTGGTCGGGAAGGCAGCGGCGACGTGGTTGGGGTTCGTGGTCGAAGTGAAGGCCGCCTTGTGGCATGCGTAGCAGTCGGTCGGCGTGCCGGCGAACTGGTTGTTGATGTGGCAGCTCGTGCACGGCGTGTTGACGTGCGCTCCCGTAAGCGTGAAGCCGGTGAGGCTGTGATTGAACGAGGCCGGCGTCCAGGCCGAGGTCGAGTGGCAGACGGCGCAGTCGGTGGGGAAGCCGGCCGCCTTGTGGTTCGGGTTGGTGGTGGCGTCGTACTGCTTCTGATGGCACGAGGAGCAGGCCGAGCTCAGGCCGCTGTAGTTGCCGTTCACGTGACAGGTGGCGCACGTGAGGTTGCTGTGCGCGCCGGTGAGCGCGAAGCCGGTCTTGCTGTGGTCGAAGGAGGCGGGCGTCCAGGCGGTGGTCGCGTGGCAGATGGAGCAGTCTTTCGGGAAGCCCGCGGTGACGTGGTTCGGGTTGGTGGTCGCGTTGTAGTCCTTGAGGTGGCAGGACGCGCAGTCGGTCGGCGTGCCGCTGAAGTTGCCGTTGGCGTGGCAACTGTTGCAGTTCAGGTTGGCGTGGCCTCCGGTGAGCGGGAAGCTGGTGAAGCGCGCGTGGTCGAACTTCGCGTCGAGCCAGGTGGCGGTGCTGTGGCAGATGGCGCAGTCCTGCGGGAACTTCGCCTGCACGTGGTTGGGATTGGTGGTGGCGTTGAACTCCCTGGCGTGGCAGGCGAAGCAGTTGGCGGGCGTGCCCTTGAACCTGTTGTTGACGTGGCAGGCCGCGCAATCGAGCGTGGCGTGCGTGCCCGTGAGGGCGAATCCGGTGAAGCGCAGGTGATCGAACTTCGCGCCCAGCCAGGTGTCCATGGAGTGGCACGCGGTGCAATCGGTCGGGAAAGCGCTGTGGTCGACGGGCGCGCTCTTCGCGTCCTTGGCGTGACAGGAGTAGCAGACCGTGCTGAGACCGGGGAAGACGCCGGCAGCGGCGCTCTTGTGGCAATCGCCGCACTGCGCGGTGGAGTGCCCGCCGGTCAGCGGGAAGCGGTTGAAGTGCTTCTGGATGTCGTCGATGGAGACGCGCCAGCCGTTGACGGTGTGGCAGCGCTCGCAGCTCTTGCCGTTCTGTCCGCGATGGATGTCGGCGTGGCAGGCGGAGCAACTCTTGCCCACGTCGGTGAAGACCAGGCTGGCGTGGCACTGCATGCAGCCGACCTTGGCGTGCATGCCACGCAGCGGATAGCGCGTCTTGTCGTGATCGAACTCGGGGATGGCGCGGATCGGCTTCCATCCCGTAAAGGTGTGGCAGTTCTCGCAGCGGATGGCAAGCGGCCCGTGCGGGCTGCGCACCGAGGCGCGCGGGATGCCGCCGCGCTCCTGCGCGCGCAGCGCGAGCCCCGCGCAACCCAGCACGGCGACGATCGTCACGAACGCGAGCGCTAGCCGGCGCATGTGTCCCTTCCCACCCGGCGTATGGAATGCAATCCAGCAGCCAGACTGCCGGGGCCATGGACCTTCGAGTCGTTCTGCCTGAGATCCATCACTTCCCTCACGAGCCACCGGCGACGGCGCCGTTGCCGTGGCAGACGTCGCAACGGACCGGCGTGGGCTTGTAGAACAGGACCTGCTCGCCCTCGATCTCGCGGCGCAGGACGTGGCAGCGCTTGCAGGCGACGTTCTCGTGCGCGCCCTTGAGCGAGAAGGCGAACTTTTCGTGGTCGATGAGCGACGGCCGCCACTTCATCGCGGTATGGCACTCGGCGCAGCGGGTCACGCGGCCGGCGCCGGCGAACTGCGCGCCGTGCGGGTCGGCGTGGCACTCCTCGCATTGCGAGGGCGCGGCGCGGAAATCCACCGCGAGCAGCTTGCGCTCCAGGTTCGGCGGGCGGTGGCACGACTCGCACGCGACCGCGCGGTGCGCACCGGCGAGCGCGAACTTGGTCGAGCCGTGGTCGAAGCGGACCAGGTCGTTCCACGCCTTGGTCGAGTGGCAGGCTTCGCAGCCGGCGGCCTTGCCGTCCGCGGCGATGCGCAGCATGCGCGCGGCGAATTGCCCCTTGTGGGGATCTTCGTGGCAGGTGGTGCAGTTGAGCGAATCGAAGTGGTAGGCGGCGACCTCCAGCTTGCCGCGCGGCTTGTGGCACTCCATGCAGGCGACGGCGCGATGTGCGCCCGTGAGCGGGAACCTCCCCTGGTCGTGGCGCACGAGCGTGAAGCGCGTGAGGTGGAAGCTGCGCTCGTCGTGGCACTGCTCGCAGCGGTTCAGCAGCGGCGCGGCGGCGAACTGCGCGCGATGCGCGTCGGCGTGGCAGTCGAGGCACTGGCCGAACTTCACCTTGAAGCGCGTGGCCTTACCGGCGGGGGCGTGGCACTTCGCGCACGCGACGGTGGCGTGCGCGGCGCGCAGCGGGAAGCCGGTGCGGTCGTGCTCGGCGAGCGCGAACTTCGCCGGCTTGAAGCCCTCGACGGTGTGGCAGCCCTCGCAGGCGGCGCCGCCGGCGCGGGCGACGAACTGTCCGCCGTGCGGGTCGGGCTTGTGGCAGCTCGCGCAGGTGTCGTGCGCGATGGGCGTCTTGAAGTCGGCGGCGCGGTGGCAGCTCTGGCAGCCGACCTGGAGGTGCTTGCCGAGCAGCGGAAAGCCGGTCTTGCCGTGATCGAAGCGCGCGACGAAGCTGGTCTGTTTCCATCCGCCGGTGGAGTGGCAGGACTCGCAGGTCTGCTGCGCGAAGGCGGCCTTGTGCGGATCGCTGTGGCAGGCGGAACAGCGGTCGAAGCGCAGGCCGGTGTAGCGGATGGCGCCGTCCGGGCCGGGCGTGTGGCAGCTCTCGCAACGCACCTGGAGGTGGTCGCCCGTGAGCGGATAGCGCGTCTTCGCGTGGTCGAAGCGCGGCTTCCAGGTCTGCTCGCCATGGCACTGCAGGCAGTTCGCGCCGAGCTGTCCCTTGTGCTTGTCCTCGTGGCAACTGGTGCAGGTGCGCGACAAGCCGAGGAAGCTGTGTGCAGGATTCTTCAGCAGAGACCGCTCGGCGGCGACGATGCGCTGCGTGTTGTGGCACTGCGTGCAGTCGAGCGCTGCGTGCTTCCCTTCCAGGTTGAAGCCGGTGGTGGCGTGCTGGAAGGCGCGCTGGTCCCAGTGGATGACCGCGAAGTCCTCGCCGTTGTGCTCGGAGTGGCAGTGGATGCAGGCCTTGCTGTCGGCGCCCACGGGGACGTAGCCGGCGTGCAGGCCGCGGCGCTGCTCCAGCCGCACGGCGATCTCGCGATGGCAGTCGAGACAGCGGAACTTTGCTGCGCCCGCGGAAACGGCGTGACACTGCGTGCAGCCCGCCGGTCCGCCCAGCGCTCGATGAGCCCGGGAAAGCGGGCCCGGCGAGAGCTGGGCAGCAGCGGGCAGCGACAGCACACACAGGAGCCCAAGGGCCAAGCCGGGGAGAACTCCTGGGTGACCCAGCCATTTCGCGGCGCACACGATTCCCTGCCGCGTGGGCGCGAAGAGACTGCCCGCCACTCGGCTGTGATGTCGAGATGCAGTACCGGTCGCCAACGAGGTCCCCTGGCCTGGTACTCGAGTAAAGGCAGTCCGGCTGCCAAAGTGACCGGGGAAAAGTGGCGGTTATGCGCGGGGAAAATGACGCGCGGGTCGAGCAGCTGGGTCCGATGAACCCAGGTTGGGGCCGGGAAAGGCCCAGCTAGTCGGGGTCCTCCGGCTTCTCGGTTCCCTGGCGCTCGGAGTCGCGCTCTCCACGCTCTGACTCGCGACCGGGGGTGCGCCGCTGATCGTCGTCGAACAGATAGCTGCGGTCCGGGCGTTCCGGCAACTGGTCGCGCTGCACGGTGGTGTGGAAGCCGGGGCGCAGCAACACCGGCCGATCGGGCGCGAGGAGCGACGCGACGGCGACGAGCCCGTCATGGACCTCGACGCGGGTCTTCCCTTTCTCGTTCACCGAGACATCGAACTCGGTGCCGCGCACGGTGATGACCGCTGTCGGAGTGCCCATGCGGAACGAAGGCGCGCTGCCGGTGCGCTTGCGGACCTTGGCGTACACACGGCCGAGCAGCAGGTCGATGAGGCGCGCGAGGGCGCCTTCAGGAGCCTTCACGACCACGCGGCTGTTCTTGCGGATGAGGACCTGGGAGCCGTCTTCGAGATGAAGCAGGGCGCTCCCCTTGCGGATCTCGAGGATGGTCTCGGGCGCGAGCACCTGGCCGCGCTGCGGCTTGGCGGCGGCGGCGTTGGGCGGCTGCACGGTCACCTCGCCCTTGATGTCGTCGATGGTCGCGGAGCCCGCGACGAGTGTTGCGGGTTCGGGGGTCTGGGCCGCGGGCAGGCCCGCGGCGAGCAGCACCACGAGCGCGACGAAAAGCGCGCGTATCGGTCTCATGCGATTCCTTTCGCGGCGAGCGCGACGGCTAGCGGCAGCCGGATCTCGAACAGCGTCTCGCCGCGCATGGTGGCAGCACGCACCGTGCCGCCATGCTGTTCGAGGATGCGTTGCACGAACGTGAGTCCCAGCCCGGTGCCGGGCGCGGCGCTCTCCGCCGCGGCGGTGCGGTAAAACGGGTCGAAGAGGCGCGGCACCAACTCGGGCGGGATCTCGCGGCCGCGGTTGTAGACGCCGAGCACGGCGTCGTCGCTCTCATGCGAGCAGACGATGCGGATGTCGGTGCCGGGATCAGCGTACTTGAGCGCATTGCTCACCAGGTTCAGCACCGCGCCGGAGAGCAGCGAGACGTCGCCCCGCACCGTGCAGGCGGCGGAGACGGCCAGCGAGAGGCGCATCCCGGCGGAATCGGCGAGCGGTTGCAGCAGGTCCACGATGCGCTGCGCTACCGCGCCGAGCGACACTTCTTCCAGCCGCAGGGGACGCGCGCCGGTCTCGAGCCGCAACACGTCGAGGTAGCTGTTGATGAGCTCGAGCAGGCGGCGCGACTCGAGCAGGATGGTCCCGGGCGCCGAGGCCGCCGCCGGGACCCCAGGATGCTCGAGCATCAGCTGCGCGAATCCCTGGATGGCGACGAGCGGCGTGCGCAGCTCGTGCGTGACGAAGCCCAGCGCCTCGGCGCGCGCGCGGTCGCGCTCCAGCCGCGTGCGCAGGCTAGCCAAGCGCACGATAGTGCCGCCCGCCGGCGAGAGCGTGGTGGGCAGCATCGGCACGAGGTGCAAGGCGTAGAGTTCGTCGCGCACTTCGACTTCGGCCTCCGTGACGCCGGCTCCCAGCGCGAGCTCCGCGCGCAAGCGGGCAAGGTCCAGCGGCGGCTCCTGCGGGAAGGCGGCGGCGAACGCGCGATTGCGGAGCAGGAGCTCTCCCTGCGGGTCGAAGACCGCGACCGGGTCGGCGGTGGACTCCAACAATGCCTGGTGCAATTCGTAGGCCGAGCCCAGCTCGATCTGCAGCCGACGCAGCACCGCCAGCCGCCAGAAGAGGTCGTTGGGATGCCGGCCGGCAGGCTTGGCATGGCGCGCTTCCAGCCAGCGCTGCAGCTCCTCGAGCTGGCGCGCGACGCTGCGCTCCACCACCAGGAGGTCGGCGCTGTAGGCCAGCAGCGGCCCGAGCACGATCGCGAGCAGCGGCGCCCCGAAGGAAAGCAGGCGCGAGCCGAACAGGAAGACCCCGAGCCCGAACAGGTAGAACGCGGCGGTGGCGGCCGCGAGCGCCGGCAAGACACGCCACCCGACCGCGTGGCGCGAGAGCGTGACGATCGTCAGGCAGGTGGCGAACAGGAACAGCGCGTTCACCCACCACGGCAGGTCGAACAGGGAGCGCCCGGTGAGGATGCCGTCGAGCATCTGGGCGTGGACCTCGACGCCGGGCGTGGGCAGCTCGCCGCTGAAGGGAGTAGCGATGCGGTCGCCGAGCTCGGTGGGGCCGAAGCCGACCAGCACCGTGCGGTCGCGCACCGCCCCCAGGTCTGCGCCTTCCAGCACGGCGGCGGCGGAGATGCGGTGGAAGTCGGCGCGGCGGTAGGCGATGGGCACCAGTACCGGCTGCGCGATGGCGATCGAGCCGGGCGATTCCCGCTCGGCGATGCCGTAAGCGCGCAGGTAGCGCCCCGTGCGCGCGGGGTCGGCGAGGCGCGCGACCTCCACGGGAAAGGCCCAACGCGCGCCTTCGGGCGTGAGCTGCAGCGGCGGGAAGCGGCGGCAGACACCGTCGAGGTCCAGCACGGCTTGCGCGTGCCCGACGGCGGCGTGCTCCGCGAAGGCCGGCAGAGGCTCGATCCAGCGAGGCCCGTCGGGAAAGCGGCCGATCTTGTCCACCAGCACGGCCGTGCCGCCACTGCGCGCCAGCGCCGCGGCGAGCGCGCGGTCGGCTTCCGGGGTCTGCGGCTCGGCCAGCAGAATGTCCAGTCCGATGACGCGCGCGCCGGCGATGTGGATCCTTTCCGTCAGCTCAGCGAGCCGGGTGCGTGACCACGGCCAACGGCCGTAGCGCTGCAGGCTGTCGTCGTCGATGAGGACGAGCACGACCGGCGAGCGCTGCGGCGGCTGCGGCGCGGCGCGGAAGTAGGTGTCGTCGACGCGCAGCTGCCACTCGCGCGCCAGCGGCAGCAGGCTGAGCGCGCTTACCAGCAGGAAGAGCGATACCGCCAGGATGAGGTCGCGCCTTCCGGTGCGGCGTCGCGGGAATCGGCGGGTGGCGGCCATCAGTGCTTTTCCGGGGAATGCAGGTCGATGCCCAGGCGGCGGGCCTTCTTGTAGAGCGTCTTGCGCTCGACTCCGAGGCGGCGTGCCGCCTCCGACTTGTTGCCGCGAGATTCCGCGAGCACGCGCGCGATGTGCTCGCGCTCCATCTCCAGCAGGCGGTCGGGGCGAGGCGCTTTCGGGGACAGCGCGGCGGGCTCCTGCAGCCGGGCGGCCTCCCGCTCCACGTCGGCGCTGGTGATGCGCCCGGTGGCAGCGAAGACGGCGAGGCGATGGATGGTGTTCTCAAGCTCGCGCACGTTGCCGGGCCAGTCGAGGGCGGCGAGCCGCTCGACCGCGGCGGCTTCGATGCTGACGTTGCGCTCGTTGCGCTCGTTGAACTGCTGCAGGAAGTGCCGCACCAGCAGCGCGACGTCTTCGCGGCGTTCGGCGAGCGCGGGCACCTCGATGTGGACTGCGTTGAGGCGGTAGTAGAGGTCCTCGCGGAATCGACCCTCGCGGATGCATGCGAGCATGTCGCGATTGGAGGCGGCGAACACGCGGACGTCGACCGGGATGAGGCGGCTCGAGCCGACGCGCCGCACCTGCTGTTCCTGGATCACGCGCAGCAGCTTGCCCTGAAAGCTGAGCGTGGTGTCGGTGATCTCGTCGAGGAAGAGCGTTCCCTGGTCGGTGGTCTCCACCAGCCCCTTGTGGATGGCGGCGGCGCCGGTGAACGCGCCCTTCTCGTGGCCGAAGAGCTCGCTCTCGAGCAGCGTCTCGGTGAGCGCACCGCAGTTGACCGCCGTGAACGGGGCGCGCGCGCGGCGCGAGTGCTGGTGGATGGCGCGCGCCACGAGCTCCTTGCCGCTACCGCTGGGCCCGGTGATGAGCACGTGCATGTTGCTGGGCGCGACGCGCGCGATGATCTTGTAGACCTCGAGCATCTTGGGGCTCTTGCCGATGATGGCCGAGCCCTGCGGACCCGCCTCCGGCACGACGGTCGCGGCCGCGCGGCGGCGGCGATAAGCGCCGGCGCTCTCGCAGACCGCGCGCAGCTGCTCGAGCGAAAGCGGCTTGGCGACATAGTCGATGGCGCCTTCGGCGGTGGAGCGCGCCGCCGTCTCCACGCTGATGTGCGCGGTCATCACGACGCAGTAGAGGTCGGGCTGGATGGAGCGCAGGCGGCGCACCAGGTCGAGCCCGCTGACGTCACCGAGGTACACGTCGATGAGCGCAAGGTCGACCTCGTTCGCAGCGAGGAATTGCTCCGCCGGCGCGGGGCGCAGGAAGTCGTGGCAGTCGTGCCCCTCGGCGGTGAGCGCCGCCTTGATGTAAGCGCACGTGTTCGGCTCGTCGTCGACGAGCAAGACGCGCAGGGCACGCATCAGTTTTTCGCAGTCCTTTTCATAACTGTACTCTCGCGCGCACGAGAGTGCGGCGTACCGTCGGACATGCCCGAGCGGACGATGCGCGGTGTGTGGTGAAACGCAACAGTCCGTTTGGTCCGCCGCTTGCTTACAGACAAGCAGTCCAATGGCCACAACTCTGCCAGCCCCGAACCTTTCTTGCTGTGACCGCTATCACCCGCCGTTCGAAGGCCTGAAACGCGGGACGCCGACGCGCTGCTACGCGCCAGGCGCGTTGCTGTTCCACGAGGGGGCTGGCGCGCGCGGCGTGTACCTGCTGGCGAACGGACGGGTGCGGCTGACCGTCGGCTCCTCCGCCGGAAAGATGCTGATCCTGGGAACGGCGCGGCCGGGCGAGCTGCTGGGCGCCAGCGCGTGCCTGGCCGGGCAGGCGCATGCGACCAACGCGCAGGCGCTGACGGCGTGCGAGGCGCGCTTTCTCGCGCGCGAGGATTTCCTGCGCCTGGCGCAGAGCGACCATGCGTTCTGCCTGGCGCTGACGCGGTCGCTGAGCGAGGGCCTGCACGACGCGTGCCGCGGCCTGAGCCTGCTCGGGCTCTCGCGCAGCGCGGAGTCGCGGCTGGCCGGCGTGTTGCTGCGGATGCTGGAGGAGCGCGGCGGCGCGCGGCCGGCAAGCGCCGAGCTGCGGCTCACGCACGAGGCGATGTCACAGATGATCGACAGCTCACGCGAGACGGTTTCGCGGGTGCTCTCGCGCCTGCGGCGTGCCGGCGCCATCCGGACCGTCGGGACGAGGCTGACCGTCTGCGATCCCGCCTACTTGCACCGGCTGGCGAATGGCGAGCGCGGTTCGGGGAGCGTCCTACGTGGGACCAAGGAACTGGCCGCCATCGACGCGCAGGACCTGGCCGGTCACGCGCTTGCCGGCAGGCCCGCATAGATAAAGGACCGCGGAGGCGATGTCCTCGGGGTCGAGGAAGCTGCCGACCAGGCTTTCGGCGAGGGCGGCGTCGCGGATCTCCTGCGGCACCTTCTCGGTCAGCGGCGTGCGCACCCAGCCGGGCTCGATGACGTTCACCAGGATGCCGAAGCGGCCTGTCTCGCGCGCCACCGATTTCGCCATCCCGATGAGGCCGGCCTTGCTGGCGGAGTATGCGGCCGTGCCGAACTTGCCGCGCGAGCCGTTGATGGAGCCGATGAGCACCGCGCGGCCGCTGTTTCTCTGGCGCATGTGGGGGATCGCGGAACGCAGCAGGAGGAAGGCGCCGCGCAGGTTGACCGACTGTACGAGATCCCAGTCTTCCGGGGTGAGCTTCCACACGACCGCGTCGCGCGAGATGCCGGCGGCGTGGACGGCGATGTCGAGGCGGCCGTGCTGCTTGGCAACGTGCTCAACGGCCGCGGTGACCGAGGCTTCGTGGCGGACGTCGCAGTGCACGTAGGGGAGCTTCGCGGGCGGCGCGGCGAGATCCAGCGAATACGCGGTCGCGCCGGCCGCGGCGAGCGCTTGCACGATGGCGGCGCCGATGGCGCCCGAGCCACCGGTGACGATCGCGACTTGTCCCGCCAGTTCCTGCGGCATGGGCGTCAAAGATAAATCAGTCGAGGGCTTCGGCCATCGACTTCTTGTACCAACGCGGCTCGCGCTTCTCCAGGAAGGCCTGGATGCCTTCGACGGCATCGTGGGCCGCCATCAGCTCCTCGAGGTACATACCTTCGCAGTGCGGCAGGTCGTAGTCGACCGCGTGCAGGACGAGAGTGCGCGCGGCCAGCGCGGCGTAGCGCAGGCCCGTGGCCGAGCGCGGGACGAAATGCGTCTCGAGATGCGTGCCGACCAGGTCTTCGAGCCCGCCCGCGGGCGCGACCGCGGCGACCAGGCCCATTGCAAACGCGTCGTGCGCGGAGCAGCTCTCGCCCGTCAGCAGCAGCGTGGCGGCGCGCGAGGCGCCCACGCGCACCGGCAGGATCGCCGAGGCCGCCGGCGCGAATACGCCCAGCTTGATCTCGGGCGCGGCGAAGACGGCGGTGTCGTCGGCGAGGATCAGGTCGCAGGCCAGTGCCAGCTCGAAGCCGCCGCCCAGGCACTGGCCGTGTACGGCCGCGAGCACCGGGGCCGGCATGCGCACGATGCGCCCGATGAGCGCGTGCAACGCCGCGAGCGTTTCCGCGATGTGCTCCGGCAGATGCTCCTGCACGCTGGCGCCGAAGCTGAAATGCGGCCCCTCGGCGGCGAGCACTACGGCGCACAGCTCGCGCTGCGCGCAGCGGTCAAGGGCGGAGAACAACTCCGCGATCATCGCGCGGTCCACGATGTTCGCCTTGGGCGCGTTCAGCGTGATGCGCGCCGTGCGCTCGGCTTCGTTGAACTCCAGGCGGACCTTGCTGTAGCTCGTGGTCTCGGTCATTTTCCCGCCCCGGCCGGCGCCTTGGCGGTCCAGGGCGCGATCTCGGCGATGAGCTCCTCGCTCCAGCGCGCGCCCTCGGCCAGCCGCTGCCGCAGCTTGATGAAGTCGGCTTCGCGGTGGTCGCGGTCGCCGTGGTGGAACGCACGGAAGCCGGCGTTGGCCTCGGTCATCATGTTGAGCGCGAGCCAGGCACGGTTGGTCTCCTTGTTGCGGTCCCAGTGCTCGAGCTTGTGCTTGCGCAGGCTCTCGATGGTCTTTGCCAGGCAGTCGGGCATGGTGTAAAGCAGCTGCGTGCAGAGTCTCTCCACCGCCTCGTCGAGCAGCGCGAGGTCGACGGTGCAGCGTGCCAGCGTCTTCTTCCCTTCCTCTTTCGCCGCGCCGGTCCTGAAGTCGCCGAAGACGAAGCGGCCGTACTCGTCGAGCGTGCGCTCGCTCACGACCAGCGGGTTCGGGAGCCAGGCGCCGTCCAGGCGCGCCGCCGGGACGATCTCGGTGAGCCCGCCGAGCCAGTAGAACTTGTGCGCGCTCCACGGCTCGCACAGCGTGCCGGAGTACATCGCGCGCTCCATCCCGACGAACAGCGGCAGGAAGTCGGTGGAGCCGCCGTCGGGCGCGGAGCCGTGCCGCGGGCCGGCCTGGCCGAAGACTGCGAGGTCGCTGGCGACGGAGAAATCGCATGCCATGCCGATCTCCTGGCCGCCGCCGACGCGCATGCCGTTCACGCGGCAGATCACGGGCTTGTCGCAGGCGAGCACGGCCGAGACCATGTCGTTGAACAGCCGCATGTACTGGCGGTACTCCTGCGGCGCGCCGGCGTAGACCTCGGCGTACTCGCGCGTGTTCCCGCCGGTGCAGAAGGCGCGCGTGCCGGCGCCGGTGAGCACCACGCACACCGCGGCGCGATCGTTCGAGGCTTCGCGCAGCGCGAGGATGATCTCCTTGATCATCTCGGTCGTGTAGGCATTCAGCTCGTCGGGATTGTTGAGCGTGATCCAGACGTTGTGCAGGCCGGCGACGGGCTTGCCGGCGCGGTCGCGCGCGGGCCTGCGTTCCACCAGGATGTGTTGCGGCGTGAACGCCGCGGTGAGGTTGTGGTCTTTCATGGCTTGCCTCCGTTGCGCGAAGGTTTCAGGATGACGCGGCGGGTGAGCGCGTGATGTGCGACTGCCTCGAGCACTTGCGGGGCCTCGTCGAGCGGATGCGACTCGACGTAGGGCGCGAGCGCGACCTTGCCATCGAGCACGAGCTGCAACGCCGCCGGATACTGCTCCGGCGGGCAGCCCCAGTTGCCGCGCGCGGTGGCGTCGAGCGCCATCAGGTTCGAAAGCCGCAGCTCGGCTTTCTTCGGCGTGAAGCCGACCACGGCCAGGTAGCCCCCGAAATCGAGCAGGCTGAATGCCGTCTGCTGGCCGGCCGGGGTGCCGCTGGTCTCGAAGACTTTCGTGCCGATGCCGCGCTTGCCGCTCTCTTTGGCGAAGGCGCGCACGCGCTTCTTCAATTCTTTCTCGTCCAGCTCGCGCGCGTTGACGGCGAGCGACGCGCCGTGCTGCGCAGCGAGCGCGAGCCGGTCCGGCTCGACGTCGACCGCGACGACGGCCGCGCCACGCGCGGCGGCGATCTGCACGCCGAATCCGCCGACGCCGCCCACGCCGACGAAGACGGCAACGTCATCCGCGCTCAGTCCGGAGCGCCGGATCGCTTCGTAGGGCGTCGTCACGGCGTCCGCAACCACCGAGAGCATCTCGGCGGTCACGCCGGACGGCAGTTGTTCCGGCACTTCGCACAGCCCGCGCGCCGAGACGCGAACGTGCGTGGCGAAGCCGCCGTGGCCGTCGTTGCCGGGCATGAATTGTTTGGCGCAGATGGTCGGCCGCCCCGCCAGGCAGGCGGGACACTTGCCGCACGGGATCACCGCCGGCACGATGACGCTCTTTCCCATCCATCGCGCGGCGAGTTCGCCGGTCTCGACCACGCGGCCGCTGATCTCGTGCCCGAGCACGAGCGGCAGCGCGTGGCGCGTCGGCACGCCGTCGTAAGCGAAGCCGACGTCGGTGTGGCAGACGCCGCAGCCCGCGACTTCGATGACCACCTCGTCGGGCGCGGGCGCGAGCGCGAGCTCGCAGCGCGCGAGCGCAGCGCCGACCGCGGTCAGCTCATACCCGTAGGCCGGCTGCATGCGCTCCCTCCGTGTCTCTCGCCAGCAACCGCCGCGCGCCCAGGAGCGCCGCGCCCAGCGCGCAGACGTATTCGCAATCCGGCGGCACGTCGACCTTCACGTTCA includes:
- the oah gene encoding 6-oxocyclohex-1-ene-1-carbonyl-CoA hydratase; the protein is MKDHNLTAAFTPQHILVERRPARDRAGKPVAGLHNVWITLNNPDELNAYTTEMIKEIILALREASNDRAAVCVVLTGAGTRAFCTGGNTREYAEVYAGAPQEYRQYMRLFNDMVSAVLACDKPVICRVNGMRVGGGQEIGMACDFSVASDLAVFGQAGPRHGSAPDGGSTDFLPLFVGMERAMYSGTLCEPWSAHKFYWLGGLTEIVPAARLDGAWLPNPLVVSERTLDEYGRFVFGDFRTGAAKEEGKKTLARCTVDLALLDEAVERLCTQLLYTMPDCLAKTIESLRKHKLEHWDRNKETNRAWLALNMMTEANAGFRAFHHGDRDHREADFIKLRQRLAEGARWSEELIAEIAPWTAKAPAGAGK
- the had gene encoding 6-hydroxycyclohex-1-ene-1-carbonyl-CoA dehydrogenase, which encodes MQPAYGYELTAVGAALARCELALAPAPDEVVIEVAGCGVCHTDVGFAYDGVPTRHALPLVLGHEISGRVVETGELAARWMGKSVIVPAVIPCGKCPACLAGRPTICAKQFMPGNDGHGGFATHVRVSARGLCEVPEQLPSGVTAEMLSVVADAVTTPYEAIRRSGLSADDVAVFVGVGGVGGFGVQIAAARGAAVVAVDVEPDRLALAAQHGASLAVNARELDEKELKKRVRAFAKESGKRGIGTKVFETSGTPAGQQTAFSLLDFGGYLAVVGFTPKKAELRLSNLMALDATARGNWGCPPEQYPAALQLVLDGKVALAPYVESHPLDEAPQVLEAVAHHALTRRVILKPSRNGGKP